One part of the Phragmites australis chromosome 3, lpPhrAust1.1, whole genome shotgun sequence genome encodes these proteins:
- the LOC133913437 gene encoding succinate dehydrogenase [ubiquinone] flavoprotein subunit, mitochondrial-like isoform X2 — translation MEDGTLHRFRSTNTILATGGYGRAYFSATSAHTCTGDGNAMVARAGLPLQDLEFVQFHPTGIYGVGCLITEGSRGEGGILRNSEGERFMERYAPTARDLASRDVVSRSVTMEIREGRGVVALSFGESSSHVNLLHQKLSVGSSGRIDLEESHIHDMTWLHLHPQFTPSQAKQKQRHGICIWILSRIGCSFCLGDDLF, via the exons ATGGAGGATGGTACTCTTCATCGTTTCCGTTCTACAAATACAATTCTAGCCACAGGA GGTTATGGTAGAGCCTACTTCTCAGCTACTTCAGCCCACACATGTACTGGCGATGGTAATGCTATGGTTGCACGTGCTGGATTACCCCTTCAG GATCTTGAGTTTGTGCAGTTCCATCCTACGGGCATTTACGGTGTGGGATGCCTGATAACAGAAG GTTCCAGGGGTGAAGGTGGTATTCTTAGGAACAGTGAAGGTGAGAGGTTTATGGAACGATATGCTCCAACTGCTAGAGATCTTGCATCTCGTGATGTTGTTTCAAGATCGGTGACGATGGAAATTAGGGAGGGCCGTGGCgtag TAGCACTTTCATTTGGGGAGAGCAGCAGCCATGTCAATCTCTTGCACCAGAAGCTTTCGGTTGGGTCGAGTGGGAGGATTGACTTGGAAGAGTCACACATCCATGACATGACCTGGCTGCACTTGCATCCGCAGTTCACCCCTTCACAAGCAAAGCAGAAACAGAGACATGGAATTTGCATTTGGATTCTCTCTAGGATCGGTTGTAGCTTTTGTTTAGGTGACGATCTCTTTTGA
- the LOC133913437 gene encoding succinate dehydrogenase [ubiquinone] flavoprotein subunit 1, mitochondrial-like isoform X3 codes for MGYGRAYFSATSAHTCTGDGNAMVARAGLPLQDLEFVQFHPTGIYGVGCLITEGSRGEGGILRNSEGERFMERYAPTARDLASRDVVSRSVTMEIREGRGVVALSFGESSSHVNLLHQKLSVGSSGRIDLEESHIHDMTWLHLHPQFTPSQAKQKQRHGICIWILSRIGCSFCLGDDLF; via the exons ATG GGTTATGGTAGAGCCTACTTCTCAGCTACTTCAGCCCACACATGTACTGGCGATGGTAATGCTATGGTTGCACGTGCTGGATTACCCCTTCAG GATCTTGAGTTTGTGCAGTTCCATCCTACGGGCATTTACGGTGTGGGATGCCTGATAACAGAAG GTTCCAGGGGTGAAGGTGGTATTCTTAGGAACAGTGAAGGTGAGAGGTTTATGGAACGATATGCTCCAACTGCTAGAGATCTTGCATCTCGTGATGTTGTTTCAAGATCGGTGACGATGGAAATTAGGGAGGGCCGTGGCgtag TAGCACTTTCATTTGGGGAGAGCAGCAGCCATGTCAATCTCTTGCACCAGAAGCTTTCGGTTGGGTCGAGTGGGAGGATTGACTTGGAAGAGTCACACATCCATGACATGACCTGGCTGCACTTGCATCCGCAGTTCACCCCTTCACAAGCAAAGCAGAAACAGAGACATGGAATTTGCATTTGGATTCTCTCTAGGATCGGTTGTAGCTTTTGTTTAGGTGACGATCTCTTTTGA
- the LOC133913437 gene encoding succinate dehydrogenase [ubiquinone] flavoprotein subunit, mitochondrial-like isoform X1 — MQTHFSGTCQGVITVNMEDGTLHRFRSTNTILATGGYGRAYFSATSAHTCTGDGNAMVARAGLPLQDLEFVQFHPTGIYGVGCLITEGSRGEGGILRNSEGERFMERYAPTARDLASRDVVSRSVTMEIREGRGVVALSFGESSSHVNLLHQKLSVGSSGRIDLEESHIHDMTWLHLHPQFTPSQAKQKQRHGICIWILSRIGCSFCLGDDLF, encoded by the exons ATGCAGACTCATTTTTCAGGCACCTGCCAAGGGGTAATTACAGTAAACATGGAGGATGGTACTCTTCATCGTTTCCGTTCTACAAATACAATTCTAGCCACAGGA GGTTATGGTAGAGCCTACTTCTCAGCTACTTCAGCCCACACATGTACTGGCGATGGTAATGCTATGGTTGCACGTGCTGGATTACCCCTTCAG GATCTTGAGTTTGTGCAGTTCCATCCTACGGGCATTTACGGTGTGGGATGCCTGATAACAGAAG GTTCCAGGGGTGAAGGTGGTATTCTTAGGAACAGTGAAGGTGAGAGGTTTATGGAACGATATGCTCCAACTGCTAGAGATCTTGCATCTCGTGATGTTGTTTCAAGATCGGTGACGATGGAAATTAGGGAGGGCCGTGGCgtag TAGCACTTTCATTTGGGGAGAGCAGCAGCCATGTCAATCTCTTGCACCAGAAGCTTTCGGTTGGGTCGAGTGGGAGGATTGACTTGGAAGAGTCACACATCCATGACATGACCTGGCTGCACTTGCATCCGCAGTTCACCCCTTCACAAGCAAAGCAGAAACAGAGACATGGAATTTGCATTTGGATTCTCTCTAGGATCGGTTGTAGCTTTTGTTTAGGTGACGATCTCTTTTGA
- the LOC133913437 gene encoding succinate dehydrogenase [ubiquinone] flavoprotein subunit, mitochondrial-like isoform X4 gives MQTHFSGTCQGVITVNMEDGTLHRFRSTNTILATGGYGRAYFSATSAHTCTGDGNAMVARAGLPLQDLEFVQFHPTGIYGVGCLITEGSRGEGGILRNSEGERFMERYAPTARDLASRDVVSRSVTMEIREGRGVVQ, from the exons ATGCAGACTCATTTTTCAGGCACCTGCCAAGGGGTAATTACAGTAAACATGGAGGATGGTACTCTTCATCGTTTCCGTTCTACAAATACAATTCTAGCCACAGGA GGTTATGGTAGAGCCTACTTCTCAGCTACTTCAGCCCACACATGTACTGGCGATGGTAATGCTATGGTTGCACGTGCTGGATTACCCCTTCAG GATCTTGAGTTTGTGCAGTTCCATCCTACGGGCATTTACGGTGTGGGATGCCTGATAACAGAAG GTTCCAGGGGTGAAGGTGGTATTCTTAGGAACAGTGAAGGTGAGAGGTTTATGGAACGATATGCTCCAACTGCTAGAGATCTTGCATCTCGTGATGTTGTTTCAAGATCGGTGACGATGGAAATTAGGGAGGGCCGTGGCgtag TACAGTAG